The segment GACTACACCACCTGTCACAAATACAAACTTATTCATAGAAACAAAAAGTCCGATCGCCCAGACCCAAATGCAACCCATTCATTGTGGCATAAGGACTCGCTACCGCCATCAAACAATTCTGTTTTCTTCGTCGTTTGTTGTTTTGTGCGTAAATTCCACTTAGGAGATTTCTGAGAAAAAATCTACCAATCGGTTTCCGGTAGGAGCGTTTCGCGAAACGCCCTTACAGATATTTTGGTTTCTGGAAATCTCCTTAAAGCAAGCAGATGAGTAGGACGAAGCCAAGGATGCCAAGAGCAGATTCGGCAAATAGGGCAAATTCAGAGCAAGAGTTGCTGCGTTCCATAGGACACCTCCTGGGGCTTATGGGTCTATCATCCAAAACTTTTCAGGGTTTAGGGGTGATACCCAGCGCAAAACCAGGTGATGTTAGCACCCTGTTGAAGTGATGGAGTAACCACAAAACAGTGATTTACGTCACCTATGAGTGAACGTCAATTCGGGTTAAGCACCTGGCGGTTATTGATAGTTAACAATGCGGGCAAAACCCTCCGGCGAGAGGCTAGCTCCACCAACTAAAGCTCCATTAATTTCGGGTTGAGCCATAATCTCATCAATATTTTCTGGTTTGACAGAGCCACCATATTGGATCGGCACCTCTGGGTTGCTCAATTGGCTGCGAATCAACCCAATAATTCGGTTGGCTTCTTTTGCTTCACAGGTATCTCCAGTGCCGATCGCCCAAATCGGTTCATAAGCGATGACCAGGTTACTCTGATCAATATCCACCAAGTCCTGCTTCAGTTGCAGAGTAATCAGGGATTCCGTTTCACCTGCACCGCGCTGTTCTTTGGTTTCGCCCACACAGAGGATGGGGATTAACCCATGTTTTTGTGCCGCTTTGAGCCGGAGGTTGACGGTCTGGTCGGTTTCACCAAAATATTGCCTACGTTCACTATGCCCAATGACGACATATCGCACTCCAACCTCAACTAACATCGGTGCTGAGATCTCGCCTGTATAGGCTCCTGAGTCTTCCCAGTGGACATTTTGGGCACCGATCTTGACCCGACTGCCGTGCAGATTCTTAGACAAGACGCCCAACGCTGTAAAGGGAACACATAATACAATCTCCCGGTCGTCAGGGGTGTCGTTCAGGTGTCCCAAAAATCCTTGTAGAAACTCAAGCGTCTCTGCTTGAGTTTTAAACATTTTCCAGTTACCAGCGATGACAGTTTTGCTCACAAGTCGATGAATGTAGGGTTAAAACGATTAAGAATGCATCCTACAGTTTAAGGCTTAGAGGGATCAATCTATCATTTAGTTGAGGTAAAAGCCGGATCAAGTCATGTGTTCTGTTCCTCTATGCCTGGGGTAAGATGTAGTAGAAGACAGTATTGCTGGTTTTAGAGTTACGTTTCAAGAAATAAATTATTGTTTGCAAATTGTAATTTCTTCTTGTCAATAATCCTTCGCTAGACTCCCGAGCCATTTAATTCAGCGCCATTTGCCGCTTTAGAAGTGCCTCGCTCTTTAACTGCCTTAAGGTAACTTCTATACTCGTTGCAGGAAGGGCATGAACTTGGATTTTTCTACAACTTCTGGCTTGACTACCCATGTCGATCGCCCCTTGGTACTAGCTGCCGATGACGATGAAGACAACCTGCTGTTGTTGGTCTATGCGCTCAATCTGTTTGGCTATACCTGCATCAGCACCCTCAGAGGAGAGATGGTGTTGCAATTGGCTCATTGCTATAAACCCAACCTGATCTTGCTGGATGTAGTCTTTCCGGATCTAAATGGCATTGAAGTCATTGAGCGTCTAAAGCAGGATGTAGTCACCCGGTCGATTCCAGTCATTGCAGTGACGGCTCTGGCACAAGCTGATGATCGAGAACGGTTACTGAACGCGGGGTGCAAAGGCTATGTTGATAAGCCTTACGATCTCGATGATCTAGAAGTTATGCTTCGCCAGTTTCTGACTCCGATGCCTTCGATTTCTTGACCTTGGGCTCACTATTAGGTCTGACCTGAGGAGGAGCCGACAAAATAGCGATGGTTCCGGTGCGACCCGTTTCGAGGGTGGCATCGCTCAGCATATCGGTGACGGATACCCCAACAGTCTCTTCAATTAATTGAACCAACTGAGGACGCAGAGCTTTATCTAAGTCGCCTCGTACCTGCTCTGCCAATTCTTCCTGCCCTGAATTTGCCAGCAACTGCTCTGGTTGAGTGATGGCTTCTTCAAGGACGATCGCAATTTTGTCATCAAAGATCCGACAGGACACCTTTGTGGGTCGATGCCCCAGTTCTCGGCGATATAACGCCTCAATTCCTTGAGCGAGCGATCGCTCTAATTGTCCACGAGTGGGGTCCGATGCTTGCATACGCTGAATTACAGGGATGACAAAATTCGTAATCTGACAACCATAAAGGCGTTGGGATACAGGGTGGGGAGACTGCGCCCCAGTCAGAGGTTTTATCGCTGCACTCCGGCCTAACCATCATCGCCTCAATTGCCATAAAGCAATTTTTACAGGATTTTGTGAAGAAATTAGTACTAAATTCAGAAACTTTGGAACTTTCTGGTGGATTTCTTTCTCATAGAGATTAGCCAGACAACTGACATCAAAAAAAATTGAAGTAGTTTTGTATGACATTAGTGGACTGAAGCGTTGTAATTCAGTCCAGCAATGCCGACTGGCTAATCTCGAAATTCCTCCCTAAATTAAAGTTTTTGGCAATATTGGGTCGAATTCTGGAGAGACATCCTGATTGGGGGGGGGGAGGATTGTAGCAGTTATATGTTTCGCATGTCACCTTCACTGTGATATTTGCAAAACGAGAACGGGGTGCGAGTTGTGTTGACAGATTGTTGTTCTTTTCACATTTTCGCTGCCGTTTATGCGTGGTTCAACCGTTGTATTTTATACGTTGGCAACCCTGACTGCGACCAACTTGGCACAGTCAGCGATCGCCACTCCAGATCCTACCCTGTTAGATGACAGTGCTGAGCCAGCAGAGCCAGCCGAAGCCGTATCGGCTTCACCAGAAGCGATAACAGAGTCACTGGACTCGATCGCATCCCCAGAGGCATTCATCGCCGAATTATCAAAGTTAGCCTTGATGACCGCTACGGGGGCTGAACGGCAAAACGCAACTGATAGTCAACCTGCATCGACAACCGCAACCAAACCCGTTGTCGAGCACGAGAGGTCATCGCCTGACACCCTATCTACTCGCTTTCCTGCGATCGCCCCTCCGGAAACCTTGTTAGCTCTAGAACGACCTGGAACAGCAGAGCCATCCCCCCAGGCTAATTTAGTAGCACAGGCAATTATTCCTGGCGTTCCACCGTTGCCAGAGGCGATCGCCCCAGAAGAAGCTACTTTCACCCTGCCATCACCCGTTGAGAGTGAGTCTTCTATTCTCCTGACATCGGCAGCTTTGTTGCGTGACCCCTCAACACTAGTGGCTCAGGCAACTCCTCCACCTCAAAGTGAGATCGAGGATTTGCAGGAGGAGTTAGAGTCTCTCGAACCAGACCTGACAGACGACTTTGGCAATGAGTTTGAGGGGTCGCCTGCGGTGACGATTTCTAACCCCTCCGGGTTTGGGGCAGATAACTTCACAGGATTTGTAAACTTTGGCTTTCAATCCGAAACGCGCTATTCCGATGAAGCCGATGGCACGCTAGGCTTCGGGATTGGACTGGGCGATGCTCAAGAGGCAGTCGGGTTACAGCTGTCCTATACCTTAGCGAGCTTTGGAGGCAGCCGTGACTTTGGTACAGGTGGCTTGAATGCAAAGCTTCACCGCCAATTCTCAAATGGATTAGGCATTGCTGTTGGGTGGGAAGGGTTTGCAACAACAGGTGAAGTGGACTTTGAGGACACCGTGTACGGCTCTATTACCCAAATCATCCGCACGAACGACGATCTGGATGATCCGTTTAGTCGCATTGCCTTGACCGCTGGAGTTGGCAATGGTCGCTTTCGCTCAGAAGAGGCGGTTGCGGATGATGAAGACACCGTTGGCGTGTTTGGTAGTGTCGCCGTTCGGGTTGCTCGTCCTGTGAGTGCGATCGTGGAGTGGACAGGGCAAGACTTGGCGGTTGGGTTATCGATCACACCGATTCGTGGATTTCCACTCGTGATTACGCCTGCCCTGCGTGACATTGCTGGGGCGGGAGATGGTGCCCGGTTTGTGCTGGGTACAGGGATTTCATTCCAGTTTTAACGTCAAACCTGCCAGGAGAAGCGATGAAATACATCAAGCGAATGCAAATGCAGAGTCGAGCTAAACAGTGGCGGGGTTGGATGTTGAACCTTTCGATCGCCAGTGTTGTGCTGGTGTGGGGGTTAACTCACCCCATAACCCACGCCTCTGAAGTCAGATTGGCTCAATTGCCTCCTAACCAATCGGATATTACAGGTCCAGATGTGGGTAACCCTCAGGGACCCGATGTTCCAGGGGACATTCAAGATATCCCGATTAACCTTGATGGCTTAGATTTGCTACGGGAAATCATTGGGGATGAAACCGATTTGGATGCGATCGCCCAACGCATCTCCCAGGCACTCGACGAAGCCTATGAAGACTGCCGCTCATCCAGCCAGGTCACTCAAAACAACGGTCCTCGACGGTTTGCTAGAGGGGCAACAGCACCGATCTGTACTCCTACTGCCAGTGCAGCCTGCCAGCGTCTCCAACAATTGATTCGAGAAACTCGGACGTTTATCGGCAACCAACGGGAACTGCAAGACCAGATTCGAGCCAATTCGCGAGTGCGGTACTGGTAAGAAGAACAAAGGATAAACGATGAAGGATAAAGCGGGAAGAGGCGCAATTCATCGCGTCTATACAAAGGGAAGAGGGAAGAACGAAGAGTGAAGAGAGAAGAGGCAATCATGAGAACCATATTCAAAACGGTGTTGGGAGGTGTGATGGGAGCAGCGGCGATCGCCCTGGCAACACCTGCCTATGCTCAAGATCAGTTCGACAATACGGTCATTCAATTTGATGTTGATACGATAGTTGAGTTTGAGTTTGTCGAGTCACGCGGGGTTTATCAATCGACCTTTGGTGTAATCAATCTGAATACGGGCGATCGCATTCCATTAATTCGTGAGGTGCGATCGAGCGATAGTGCTCCGATTGGATTGTCTCAGTCCGATGATACCGGCACTCCTGGAAACAGTGTGCCCCAACCGCTAGCGGAGTTTGAGTTTGAGGCAAATACGCCCTATGCCTTTTACCTGGAGTCCTCCTACAATGGACAACCTGCGGGAATTTTCTATTCCATCGACGCGCGTAATCCCAATAACAGCCGACGGTTGCGTCTGGATGGGGATGCCTCCGATTTAGGGGCAGGTGGAGTCGTCATGCGCTGGGATGATACAGGGTCGCTGTTAGTGCCACCCCCTTCACAAGATCGCGACTACAATGACTTCACCGTACGAGCAGGCGGACATGTGGCGTGTCCGTAGGAAAGGATGAAGTGGGAAAGAATGAGGTGGGAAAGGATGAAGGATGAAGGATAAACGATAAAAGGGCTATGTAAATTCAAGTGTGTCTGTTACCGTTCCTATCCGCCCGCACATCAATGGCAGGCTACCTTTCAAAGTCCACTAAAGTGGACTGAAAGCTACTGATAGTCTGCTTCAGCAGACTTTATCCTACTAGCCCGCACTTTAGTCGCGGGTGGGAGTAGAGCGAAGGCAGCATAGATCCTACACAAAATTCTGGACATCCCCCTTTATCCCTCATCCCTTATCTTGCTGGATCTCTCATCCTTTATCCTTTATCGTTTAGCCTTCTCGATTCCCCACTTCCCATCCCTCAAGCTCTGGCAAAGTTAGCCGGGTCTTGATCGCGTCGATGCTTAATCGGAATCGGAATGCCCTGCCCATCTCCAGCTAAAGCAGCAGTTGTCTCCAAAGCTTCTCTCAGTCGCTTAGCCGCATAGATCGACATATCGCGAGGTACATTGATGCGATCGCGTAGATATCGCAATGCCGGATCTGATCCAGACGGTGGAGTACACACTTCGCCCGTCATCATAAACGTCAACGCACAACGTAAGGCTTCATCAAATAATTGATCATCTGCCGGATTCACACGAATCATATTGGCACGATGCTTAATCACGCGCTGGAGAGCTTCCTGGCGAGAGTTTTCGGGTTCTGGATAAGTCACATCGGGCAAACCAAACCAGGGACCGTTATCTACCCGATGCTTGTTCACTAACATCTGGGGTTCACCATTTTCCCAGCAACCACCCATCTGTGGAGGCAAGTCATGAGCATGCGTGTGAAAGTCGCTCTGTGTCCCACGATAGGTGGAACGGCTCTCCATGGCGTCAAACCAGGCAGACAAACGGGGGTTGCCTTCTCGTAGGGAATAGCCCTTGTAGTAATACAGACTGGCATTCATCCGTTCAACATAGGGTGTGAAGATCACATCCGCTGTGCCAAATTCTTCTAAGAAATAGGGACCGGGGGTACTCGCCAGAGCATACTCAACTTTGTTGACCACCTCTACAAACTGCTCTCGACTGCGTCGCTCTTGCTGCTGCGAGACAACGGGGTAACACAACCAGGTACACCAGGCTCTAAACAGCAGTCGTTCCAGTCGTCGCAGCGGCAGCACCCTGGGATCTTCCATGCCCTGCCCTAACGGACCAAAGACCCGCTCTAACGCCAACAAAATATCATCGCTTTCTGTAATTAATCGCCCATCCAACTCCAGTGCAGGCAACATTCCAGAGGGCACTTTGCGCTTGTACCAAATCTCTTTCTCCCCGTAACAAAACATGGTTACTTTTTCGATACGGTAGGGGATTTGCTTTTCTTCCAGCCACAACCAGACTTTTTGGCAATAGGGACACCAGGCATGGTTGTCGCGGTACAGGGTCACTCGCACCTCTGACTCACTGTGACCAAATAAACGCAACCGAGCTTGAGCATTGGTGGGTCCATTAATGGGGTCGATTTGAAAGTCGGTGAGCTTTTCGAGTTCTGTCCAACTGAGCGGAGCAATGGTCATGCGGATGAGTGTCCTGAATGATCTCAATAACTTACAACAGTTATTGTAGGGGTTACACTTCAAACGCGACAGATGGCAGCAGGGGTGATAGCCGTTTACTCCTTAGTGCATATGCAGGAAACCTTTTTTGCAAGCTTCACTCAACCCTCATCCCCCAACCTCTTCTCTCCACTTGGGAGAAGGGGAGTCAAAGTGGCTTGAAGTCCCTCTCCCCAGTTTGGGCTACCGTGTACACATAAGTCCTCTCAGCCCCCTAAATCCCCCAATTCTGGCGGACTTTGAGCCTTCGCCAAGAGCCTCTTAAAAGATTTTGTCAAGCATCAGGGAGAAATCTTATCTACTAAACCTACCTGTATAACCATCTGCCTGTGCCCTGTAAGTAGAAGTCTGGAAAACGTGTTGAAACGTTGTAGTAGAACAAGACAACTGAAGGGATTTGAGTTCCTACGTTGAGAGAATGTAGCGATTTATGGAGCTATCTACAGTTCCGGGCACTCTAAGGTTGCTAAATTGAGGAGTCTTTATGACCGCCACTACAGCAGATTTATCTTTCAAATTTCACTTTGTCACGAATGGTCGTGCTCAAGGATTTGCCAAAAAGGGAAGTGCAAACAATGACAGCATTATTTTGGGCAAAGATGTCTTGAAGTATGACGACATTATCGACACTACCACTCGCGATCAACGTATTGTTCTGGTTCTTGCTTCAACTGTTAACCTGGCTCCAAATCTGTCAAAATCCCTTGCAGGTGGATCGTCACTGGTTCTTGAGGTCAACGGCTCAAAAGCAAGAGAACTGGAGCGACAAATCGATCGCATCACCTCTCAAAAAGCGATCGCCAATCGAAAACACAA is part of the Oscillatoria sp. FACHB-1407 genome and harbors:
- a CDS encoding DUF2294 domain-containing protein; the protein is MQASDPTRGQLERSLAQGIEALYRRELGHRPTKVSCRIFDDKIAIVLEEAITQPEQLLANSGQEELAEQVRGDLDKALRPQLVQLIEETVGVSVTDMLSDATLETGRTGTIAILSAPPQVRPNSEPKVKKSKASESETGEA
- a CDS encoding glutathione S-transferase family protein; this encodes MTIAPLSWTELEKLTDFQIDPINGPTNAQARLRLFGHSESEVRVTLYRDNHAWCPYCQKVWLWLEEKQIPYRIEKVTMFCYGEKEIWYKRKVPSGMLPALELDGRLITESDDILLALERVFGPLGQGMEDPRVLPLRRLERLLFRAWCTWLCYPVVSQQQERRSREQFVEVVNKVEYALASTPGPYFLEEFGTADVIFTPYVERMNASLYYYKGYSLREGNPRLSAWFDAMESRSTYRGTQSDFHTHAHDLPPQMGGCWENGEPQMLVNKHRVDNGPWFGLPDVTYPEPENSRQEALQRVIKHRANMIRVNPADDQLFDEALRCALTFMMTGEVCTPPSGSDPALRYLRDRINVPRDMSIYAAKRLREALETTAALAGDGQGIPIPIKHRRDQDPANFARA
- a CDS encoding response regulator; this encodes MNLDFSTTSGLTTHVDRPLVLAADDDEDNLLLLVYALNLFGYTCISTLRGEMVLQLAHCYKPNLILLDVVFPDLNGIEVIERLKQDVVTRSIPVIAVTALAQADDRERLLNAGCKGYVDKPYDLDDLEVMLRQFLTPMPSIS
- the tpiA gene encoding triose-phosphate isomerase translates to MSKTVIAGNWKMFKTQAETLEFLQGFLGHLNDTPDDREIVLCVPFTALGVLSKNLHGSRVKIGAQNVHWEDSGAYTGEISAPMLVEVGVRYVVIGHSERRQYFGETDQTVNLRLKAAQKHGLIPILCVGETKEQRGAGETESLITLQLKQDLVDIDQSNLVIAYEPIWAIGTGDTCEAKEANRIIGLIRSQLSNPEVPIQYGGSVKPENIDEIMAQPEINGALVGGASLSPEGFARIVNYQ